The genomic segment CCCAGGTAAACCAAAGTCCCCTCCTGCTCGGGCATATGCAAAATACTCCTGATGTCCTGTCTGACTCTGCTCTCTGTGCTAGGGCTGAACTGGATGGCTGACTTCGTGAAGTTTATTCTCTGACCGGATGCCGCACAGTAATCTGCCAACACTCTGCGAAGTACACGTGCCTCAGAAACCCGCGCCCTGGACAAGAGAAGACAATCGTCAGCAAAAAGTAGGTGAGAGACAGGTCCCGCCCCCGGTGCTGGAACATAGGACTCCAGCTCCCGGCTTGCACACGCCCTCTGGAGGGCACGGGACAATAAATCAGAACAAATGATAAATAAGTAAGGGGATAAGGGACATCCCTGCCGCAGCTCCATTCCTTTCGGTTCTCCAATTCTACTACCTGTTTTGAGATTGCCGGTGGAAGCAGGGTTCTTaaccaaaaataataataataataataattgttcggtaactatatttttaaaatattatagaacattattatatatttaataactaaactaaaaatatatttttaatataaataataataataaattatatataatataattattatagtAGCGAGATATTATATTAGTAaagtataatatagtataatacattatatataatataatataatattgtatagtataatataataatataatataatacaatatatctaccagttaataattataatataatatttccaAAAATATTACAATTATTTTTATAGATTAAAGTATTATTACATGATATAATTTGTATTAAATACAtgaatatgatattattattttagtatattgcataatatattatattattttgtcGGCTCAAAACGTTTTTGAAAGTGCTTTTAGAATGCGGCTAGGagaatttctttcatgcaaaacaAAGATTCATCTTTTTTTGGATAACTTCATTATTGAATTATCCACTAGTCAATTTACAATTCGTAGATGATGAAGTTTGGAGTGCTATAAAAATTGTGTGGTGGATGATTCAATGGTGAATTTGTGTGAATGAAGATGAAGCCTTCTTTGGTGCACGAAAGATACAAGCTCGACGGACACTCTAAATCAGAGCTtttgtaagaaaaaaaatttgaggTTCATAGAAGACCAGAAAAgtattcataatttttttatcagACATTCGTATATTActcataaataatttttttttttgaattcaagAGAGCGCTTCTAGAATCTgcctttccctcttcttcttttcttttttctttttttctttttttttttttttttttttttttttttgtaaaaacgGCTACTCATATCATATAGTACGAACGTGAGTACAGCCCTCCAAGTCACGGGAGAGTAAAAGGTACAACTGTGAAGGGTCGTCTACAAAAAAGCACCTGAGTGCCGAGCgacaaaggaggcgacccaatctgcTGCCCGGTTCGCCTCCCTAAACACGTGTGCTGCCTGAAAATCAGCCATCATCTGAGCCATCCTACGGGTCTCTCGAATGAGGGGATGGCCATCCCCAAACCGATCCACACCCCGAATCAGATCAATGACCACCGATGAATCACCCTCGAGGTACACCCGCTCGGCCCCGGCTAACTGCCTCGCAAAGGATAAGCCCTCCCAGGCTGCCTGTAGCTCTGCACCAACCACAGTAAATCCAGGCGTACGCCGTCCTCCTGCTGCTACCATCCTGCCACAATGGTCCCTGACCACAAAACCGACCCCTCCGCACAAGCCATCTATCGACCTACTcccatcaaagttcaccttgagatagCCAGGGGGTGGGGGTGCCCAAGAAACAATGGCAAACCGTGGCGCTGAAACAGCGTGGTGAACACCCCAGATATCCCTGACCAGCCCAGAAGTGACTACCGAAGTCGCCCCAACAACCtccctcgcaagcagcagcgcCCGGTCTACCACCAACCTCGGAGGCGCCCTCCTCCCCTCAAATATACCAGTattcctgtccaaccatatATGGTAGGACAGGTACGCTACACAGATCCCTGCCTCAACAGATCTGGGATGCCGCATGGAAACTCTCAGCAGATGGATCAGATCCTGCACCAGCATCACCGAGGCCGGTAACTGTATCGGTGACCTCCTCCATATGTCTCGGGCCCTAGGGCACTACGGCAAAACATGCTCCATAGTCTCCTCAATATCTGCACAATCCTCCTTTCGCTCTTCTTTCGTTCATTCGTACGCGCTCTCTCTCGGTATAGTCTGTGTTCTTGTCTCTGCGAACTCTTCATTTCGAGTGCAAAGATTTTCtgatttaaaaaagaaaaaaaacatttgCACTCGAGGTGGTGTCAGCTTTCTTCGCAAGATAGCAAGTTAGCTTAAGCTCTTCCGTCGCAACGAAGCCAGGAGAAATGGGGAGGTACGCTCATGTCTTCTTCGTTCCTTTATTCCTCCTCTTCTTGTGCTGTTTCTCCTCCTTCTTTGTTTATGGTTTGGCTGCCACTTCGTTCCAACTACTCCCAAGACAGAGAGCTATCATGACCAATCTCTCTAAGAGCCTCCCAACGTCTCAAACTAATGGGTTGTGGAACAACACCACGGACCCTTGCCGTTGGGTTGGGGTGACCTGTTCCGGCCCTGCGCCCTCCTCCGTTGTGACCTCTCTCTCCTTGTCCGGCCGCGGCCTCtccgccaccacctcctccttgGTCGCCCGCTTCTTTGACATCCTCTGCCGCCTAGACTCCCTCAAGTCCCTCGACCTCTCTGATAACTCCCTCACCAGCATCCCTGGCTCCTTCTTCTCCAACTGCAGCGGGCTCTCCGGATTGGAGTCCCTCAACCTCAGCAACAATGGCTTGAACGGTCCTCTGCCTCGTTTCTCGGGCTTTGGGGCTTTGCAGTCCTTGAATCTATCTTTTAATACCTTATACGGAGCCGTGGATAacgggctggaaaagctcaccAGACTGAAAAGTTTGGATCTTTCCGGCAATCACTTCACCGGCGAAATCCCCACTCTGATTTTTGGTTATGAGAACCTCACATTGCTGGATCTCAGTCAAAATAATCTAACTGGGTCTGTTCCAAAGGGGATCGAGAAGCTCTCCAAGTTGAAAGAACTCCTCCTTTCTTCCAATCTTCTCGGTGGGAGAATCCCAAGTGGTTTGGCAAGGATTAAGACCCTGTTTCGATTCGCTGTCCACCAGAACCAATTCACTGGTTCGATTCCTCGAGAACTTACTACTCATGTGAGTGCTTTGGACCTCAGCTACAATGGTCTCACCGGGGAGATCCCGCCGGAACTCCTCGCGCCGCCGAGTTTAGAGTATGTGGATCTGACCGGTAATCACCTTCAAGGACCCATACCTTGGAATTTGTCACAAAGGCTCTATCGTTTGCGACTTGGCAATAACACGCTCAACGGAAGCATTCCATCAACAATTGGGAAGCTTCCCAATTTGACATATCTAGAGCTGAATGACAATGTATTGGACGGAGAGATTTCATCTATGCTTGGGAACTGTAAGAATCTGATGCTGTTGAATCTGGCTTCCAATCAGTTGCAGGGGACTTTGACAAAGGAATTGGGTTACCTCGAACAACTGGTGGTCTTGAAGCTTCAAAACAACAAGCTTATTGGAGAAATACCTGATGAACTCTTGAAGTTTCAGAATTTGAGCACTCTCGATCTCAGCCGGAACTTCCTCAATGGTGAGATACCTCCAGCAATTTCCAACTTAAAGATGCTTTCAGTTCTAAATTTACAAAGCAATAGATTCTATGGTTCAATACCTGGTAGCATCGGTAGCTTGGATTTTCTGATAGAACTGCAGTTAGGAAATAACCGTCTGAGCGGAACTGTTCCGAGAATGCCAAACAGCCTAAAGATAGCTCTGAATCTCAGCAACAACCTCTTCAGCGGACCCATACCTTCCTATCTCGGTGACTTATCTCTGTTGGAGATTCTCGATCTCTCGAACAATAATTTTAGTGGTGAAGTTCCAGATTCTCTTACCGAAGTGCAAAACCTGATAGAATTGAATCTCTCTGATAATCAGCTTTCTGGACTGCTTCCAAAATTTCGTTCATTGGTCCATGTCATAGCCACTGGAAATAAGGATCTCATCTCTAACACTACTTCAACTAGCACTAAAACTAAGATAAAAATTTCTCATGTCTTTGTTATGATTCTGGCTTTTGTTGGAGGCTTCATTGTTTCAGTCTCAGCATACACAGTTATGCTAAAGTGCTTTAATCAGGGGAAAAGTAACCGCCAAAATACAGGGAGACATGCTTTCCACTCCAACAGTCCTTTCCCTGGAAACTCCATTGAGAGATTGAGCTGGTTCCAGCACTGGGATTGCGATAGAAACCTCAggtaagaaataaaaaatatgatatgTTCACATGTAAAGGTAGTAACAATCCAAGAAAAGCAATTTTGCTCTTTTGCCTGGAATATTTAGTGTATGGAAAGCTCCAGCTGCATTGCTTCCCGTACCACATTTCCAAATCATTAACTGTGGGTGAATGTTTCCAGTTAAAGAGAATAAATTTCACATAATAGCAGAAAATGACTATATACATCCTGTAAAAACCTGTCATTGGCATGGGGCTCGGTGAAAGGAAAACCAAATACTTTACTCATAATTATGGTTATCATTAGTGTTGTCATTGGCATGTGGCTGATCACAGTAGTTGTTCTGTTAATCATTTCTAAACGCTCTTATCGGGTGGAAGATGAAGGTGTAGTCTACATCCAGTAGAGACCCTTCCTCAAGTTGTAAGTGGATGTTTCATAACTGCAAGCAGTATTCAGAGGTCCTGCATCGACTCCACCAAAGCAATGGAAGTGGTTAGTAATCCGGACAACATAATAATGAAGACTAGGTTCTCTGACAGAATTGGTGCTTTCTGACAATCAGCTCTCTAAAGTACTTCCTAAATTTCCTCCATTCATCAAAGTTATTACAACTAGAAATACGAAGCTTATGATCTCACTTGCATGCCCAAAGACACtgtttaagaagaaaaaaattctaatacTACTTTTACAGTTATAATTGCTGCTTTTTTGGGGGTGGCTTCATTGTTTTAAATCTCGGTTGTTGCAGTGATTCAAAGATGCCTGAATCaattgaaaaataaagaagatgCTAGATACTAGATCTCTATCTCTGTGGATACGTTGAAAAGATTTCGCTACTAGGAttatattagaaaatatttgattagtattaaaaaaaacGATAATTCACCGCTACTAGGCATTAACAAGCCAAATAAGCAATCTTGCTTCCTTATGTACGTGTCGGAGTGTTTTCTATGCATTTTTTCAGCAGTTTATGAATGCTAGGTGCAATAGAATGATCAAACATGAAAAATGCTGCACACTTATTAACCGGCTCAAGAATTATATTGAAGtgattttcttttgaactgCTCTCCAAAAATCTTGGAAACTATATTTGATCCACCTCATAATGCGTGCTTTAAAGAAAAGTAGTTGGTTTGAACATCAACGCTGCCTTTCAAATCTCAAAATATGGACAAATACAAGGAATTCAAAAAGGCAAGCTTCTAACGCACCAAGCTAGCCAAGTATTTTCGGTCTCAATTAAAGTTGTTGCTTGGATTCCTACTTCTAATATTGAGAATGAGAAAGGTGGTGATAGTAAAAGACTAAAGCACAACAAAGTCACCTTGATACCTATATATAAGGATGAGATTTTATCACCAATCAAAGTCACATAACTTGTCTCCTTAAAATTTGGGTggggctttctttttcttgccttcctcaaagaaaaggaggggaaaaaaatgaaaatgttgCATAGCTTGTAAAGAAAATGTTGAGCACTAATTCAAGAAGTTTTGGTTCAGcgtgttgatttttttttttttttttggaaacaagTAAAGAGCTGGGAAAGTTCAACCGTAATTCATTAAGGTAAGGAAAAGGAATCAGCTGCAAAATCAGAAAATGAACGAGAAGAATAGAGTAGTTAAGGGAATTATCTACTACATGGATGTTCAAATTTTGCAAAGCCAACCAAAGTTTCTTCTTTAAGTGATTATCTCCTGCACATTTTACATTTGACTACCCAAGAAGACTAGAGAATTTTggaagtcaaggaatccaaagtATTTCCAACAAGCCCTATAATTGAGTAATTCACAGTTTCATCATGTAAACAGCAGAAAGCATAGTGAGTTGGTGCTGCCTAATTCCACCTAGTTGAATCTTCTAATCAGGGAATCTGTTGAACTCCAAAACTTTATACCTGTAACTGTAGAAGTTCAAAGGaaggagggagaaggaagagaaggaggaagaagatgtgaAGAGGAATGGTGAAACTTTATTACACATATCTGATCATCTGCTCTAGTTTATATAGAGCCTCTTACAAGAGTGTTAGAGCAGAGTTGTTTCCCTAACAAACTGTAACGGTATCCGTTTGGGGTTTGTTATAATACCAGAACTCTGTTATGGTTTGTTAGAGGCATGTGAACGTTTCAGACTTGAAAGGTTTTGGGATTCTGTTCTGGTGAATAGAGCTGTGGTGAAGAGTCGATTAGCCAGTGTGATGCACCTAGGAATGTGTGCATTAataccccccccccctcaaGCTGAGAGTGCGGGAAGGACTCTAAGCTTAGAACGAAGTAGAGAGTGTCTGGTGATGGGAAGAGCTTTCGTAAAGATGTCTGTCGGTTGATCTTGGGTGGAGATGTGGGCGAGACGGATTTTCTTGGTTTGAACCTTCTCTCGCACAAAGTGATAGTCAACTTCGATATGTTTGGTGCGAGCGTGGAAGACTGGGTTTGTTGCCAAGGTGAGAGCTGAGATGTTGTCACAGCTGAGATCAGTTGGTGTGGGAACAGAGATCCTGAAATCATGTAAAAGACGACGGAGCCATATCATCTCGGTTGCTGTGGTAGCAAGGGCTCTATACTCGGCTTCAGTGGATGATTTTGCCACCGTGGGCTGTTTCTTGGCATGCCAAGAGATGAGATTTGGACCAAGGAAGATGTCATCCACATATACTAGAACATAGATGGCGTCGTTGTTTTGATGAGAAATTAGGAGTGAGGGGTCAGCTGTACTGAACTGAAAACCTAGTTGAATGAGAAAGGAGGTGAAGGTTGCAAACTACTACCGAGGGGCTTGCTTCAGCCCATAGATGGCTTTCTTGAGTTTGCATACATGATCACTCCGCAGGGAATCAACAAATCCTCTAGGCTGTTCCATGTAGACAGTTTCTTCCAATTTGCCATGCAGAAATGCATTAGACACATCAATTTGCTGTACTGACCAATTGGATGTTAGTGTCAAAACAATTAGAACTCTAATGGTCGGAAATTTAGCCATCGGACTGAAGGTTTCAAGGTAATCAATGCCATATTGTTGTTTGAACCCTTGAGCTACTAGCCGTGCTTTGTGTCTTGCAATAGAGCCATCAGAGTTATATTTGAGTTGATATGTCCATTTTGCATCCAAGAACATGTTGATCCTGGGACCTGGGAACCAATTCCCATGTATCTTGATCGAGCAAGGCGTTGAACTCTTGTGACATAGCAGCCCTCCAGTGGGGATTGCTGTTTGTAGAGCTAAAGCATGTAGGTTCTGTATTGGTAACTGGACTGAGCAAAGAAAGGATATGTTTTGGCTTTAAGGAACCAGTTTGGAGTTTGGTTATCATATGATGTTGTCGTTGTGGGGGAGCAGGAGAAGCTGGCGTAGGTGGAGGTCTGGTGGATGTGAGGTATGGTGTTGCCGAAGAGGGGGGAGTAGTGAGCAGTGGAGAAGGTCTGGAGGAAGCATGTGGTTTAGTTCCTGTTGATGGATTGGTGGTGTGGGATTTTGCCGAGGGAAAGTTATAGGAATGAATTGAAGTAGGAACTAGAAGAGAATGAGGTAGTGCAGAAGGGGTGGGAGGAGTTGAATGCAATGTGTGGGAGAATGGGAAATGAGTCTTATTAAATGTAACATGACGAGAGATGAGTATTTTGCCAGTGTTGGGATTGTAGCATATGTATGCTTTATGGTGAGGAGAGTAGCCAAAGAAAATGCATGGCGTGGATCGTGGTGAGAATTTGCTGCTTGTGTATGGCCGAAGCCAGAGAAAGCATTGGCAGCCAAAGGTTCGAAGAAAATTGTAGGCAGATAGTTTGTGAAACAGCAGCTCATAGGGAGATTTGTGCTTAAACAAGGGGGTGGGTAGACGATTGATAAGAAAAACAGCAGTTGGCAAGGCTTCTACCCAAAATTTAGTGGGAATGGAGGAATGAATGAGTAAGCTTCGGACCACCTCAAGGATATGACGATGTTTCCTTTCAGCGACCCCATTTTGCTCAGGGGTGTAGGGTGATGACATCTGGTGAATGATGCCGGAGAAAGTAAGGAGCTGTTGAAATtgtttgttgaaaaattcacctCCACCATCAGATCTAAGCACTTTGATAGAGGTGGTAAATTGATTTTCGACTAAAGACTTAAATGTACAAAGCAATGGAATACATCTGATTAGACACAAGTGGATAAACCCAGCTGAAGCGGGAGAAATCATCTACAAACAAGACATAGTAGCGAAAACCAGTGACAGAGGATTGAGGGGAAGGACCCCAGATTTCCGAGTGTACTAAATCTAGAGGTTGTTTGGAGGAGATGCCAGCAGATTGAAATGGGAGTTTGTGACTTTTCGCCATGCAGCAAGATGAACAAACAGCAGCTGACTTGGTGAGTCCTTGAAGTGGAGTGCGCTTGACAATCTGGGAAATAACGGAGGCAGCCGGATGACCAAGACGATGATGCCATGAGGTGGAGGAAGGAAGCGTTGAGAGAAATGTTGTGGATGAAAGTGTTGGTGGTGTATGATGCTGTACGAAGGTGAATGGAATtttatataagccttcagtGCAGCGGTCCTGAAAGAGAATCCGATTGGTGTTCTTGTCCTTGATGATACAGCCATTGGAGTCAAAGATAAGAACACAATTGTTATCTAATGCAAGTTTGTGAATAGATAACAGATTGTGAGAGATGTGTGGCACATGAAGGATTTGAGAGAGATGAAATGTGTGAGCTGGAGTAGGGAGAATACCAATGCCAGAATGTCGAATGGGAATTGAGGCACCATTGCCCACAGCTACCTGCTCAGTATCAGGATATGTTGCCGGTTGATGTAAGGTGGATAAATCTGGTGTTAGATGAGCTGTGGCACCACTGTCCACAATCCATTCTCCTGAAGACGAAGTAGAGGAGGGTGTTGTGAAGAAGGCCTGATGCCCAGTTGGCTGTTGATACTTACTGGAGTAATTGGTATCC from the Phoenix dactylifera cultivar Barhee BC4 chromosome 14, palm_55x_up_171113_PBpolish2nd_filt_p, whole genome shotgun sequence genome contains:
- the LOC120113031 gene encoding leucine-rich repeat receptor-like serine/threonine-protein kinase At1g17230, producing MGRYAHVFFVPLFLLFLCCFSSFFVYGLAATSFQLLPRQRAIMTNLSKSLPTSQTNGLWNNTTDPCRWVGVTCSGPAPSSVVTSLSLSGRGLSATTSSLVARFFDILCRLDSLKSLDLSDNSLTSIPGSFFSNCSGLSGLESLNLSNNGLNGPLPRFSGFGALQSLNLSFNTLYGAVDNGLEKLTRLKSLDLSGNHFTGEIPTLIFGYENLTLLDLSQNNLTGSVPKGIEKLSKLKELLLSSNLLGGRIPSGLARIKTLFRFAVHQNQFTGSIPRELTTHVSALDLSYNGLTGEIPPELLAPPSLEYVDLTGNHLQGPIPWNLSQRLYRLRLGNNTLNGSIPSTIGKLPNLTYLELNDNVLDGEISSMLGNCKNLMLLNLASNQLQGTLTKELGYLEQLVVLKLQNNKLIGEIPDELLKFQNLSTLDLSRNFLNGEIPPAISNLKMLSVLNLQSNRFYGSIPGSIGSLDFLIELQLGNNRLSGTVPRMPNSLKIALNLSNNLFSGPIPSYLGDLSLLEILDLSNNNFSGEVPDSLTEVQNLIELNLSDNQLSGLLPKFRSLVHVIATGNKDLISNTTSTSTKTKIKISHVFVMILAFVGGFIVSVSAYTVMLKCFNQGKSNRQNTGRHAFHSNSPFPGNSIERLSWFQHWDCDRNLR